A single Watersipora subatra chromosome 7, tzWatSuba1.1, whole genome shotgun sequence DNA region contains:
- the LOC137399871 gene encoding cAMP-dependent protein kinase type II regulatory subunit-like, whose translation MSEQRIEENGSEDGKQYEVPDGLNELLYEFAVSVLIDKPDNLHEFAADYFNKLKEEKKTKSIPMYIIVDDDDEAGEPLEIRKLTEKNRAARRKSVSAEKYNPEEDDSDEESLPIHPKTDEQREHLKQAVQNILLFRTLDREQRMTVINAMTEKHVNSGEVVIQQGDDGDFFYVIGNGIYDVYTHDENKQDKKVHTFNGKGSFGELALMYSQPRSATVIASTQGLLWALDRKSFQRIVQKESYKNRQMYEQLLSEVPFLNALSEEERSSVVDGLCTKEFNDNDVIIRRGDEGDGIFFIEHGVCSVRLDKGAGEVEVKRLSNGKYFGELALLDNSKRTASIYAIGDVKCGFLSRDSFERLLGPCRDIMKRATANFEFSK comes from the exons ATGAGTGAGCAGCGTATTGAGGAGAATGGGTCAGAAGATGGCAAGCAATATGAAGTTCCCGATGGCTTGAATGAGTTGCTCTATGAGTTTGCCGTGTCAGTGCTCATTGACAAACCAGATAACTTGCATGAATTTGCTGCTGACTACTTCAATAAGTTGAAAGAAGAGAAAAAAACTAAATCTATTCCTATGTATATCATcgttgatgatgatgatgaagcAGGAGAGCCACTAGAAATCAG GAAACTTACAGAAAAAAATCGAGCGGCTCGACGCAAGTCAGTATCGGCTGAAAAATACAACCCGGAGGAGGATGACTCAGACGAGGAATCTCTCCCGATTCATCCTAAAACAGACGAGCAGCGAGAACACCTGAAACAAGCTGTCCAAAACATATTACTCTTCCGCACACTTGACAGAGAACAGAGAATGACTGTCATAAACGCAATGACGGAGAAGCACGTCAACTCAG GTGAGGTGGTGATACAGCAGGGAGACGATGGGGACTTCTTCTATGTGATTGGAAATGGCATTTATGACGTCTACACACATGATGAGAACAAACAAGACAAGAAGGTGCACACATTCAATGGAAAGGGAAGCTTCGGAGAATTAGCTCTTATGTATAGCCAACCACGAAGCGCGACAGTCATAG CTTCAACACAAGGTTTGCTCTGGGCACTTGATAGGAAGTCTTTTCAAAGGATAGTACAGAAGGAGTCATATAAGAACAGACAGATGTACGAACAACTGCTAAGTGAG GTGCCCTTCCTTAATGCTCTGAGTGAAGAAGAACGGAGTTCAGTAGTAGATGGACTGTGTACAAAGGAGTTCAATGACAATGATGTCATCATACGGCGTGGTGATGAAGGGGATGGCATATTTTTCATAGAGCATGGTGTTTGCTCAGTTCGTCTTGATAAAG gaGCTGGTGAGGTTGAGGTCAAAAGGCTTTCCAACGGTAAATACTTTGGGGAACTTGCTCTATTGGACAATTCAAAAAGAACTGCTAGCATATATGCCATCGGTGATGTAAAATGTGGATTCCTTTCTCGCGACTCATTTGAACGGCTGCTGGGACCTTGTCGAGACATCATGAAACGTGCAACAGCCAACTTTGAATTTAGCAAATAA